From Struthio camelus isolate bStrCam1 chromosome 7, bStrCam1.hap1, whole genome shotgun sequence, a single genomic window includes:
- the DYDC1 gene encoding DPY30 domain-containing protein 1 isoform X2, translating to MESQYLKRCLGSCLIKGLAEVVEHRPADPIEYLAHWIYNYRRILDEEQKRRLERTELEQEQEAALTELKMLEKMKEEELTIQQKLEEERQEQMEREREELELQRIEKEQADKWLLQQKDQEGQEKTIAELTDRFGAPNLTRVEELDENGQSEFLQMSDPAATALVSLLCDYKKVATIC from the exons ATGGAGTCCCAGTACCTGAAGAGATGCCTGGGAAGTTGCTTGATAAAGGGACTGGCAGAGGTTGTAGAGCATCGGCCAGCAGACCCAATAGAGTACCTGGCACACTGGATTTATAATTACAGGAGAATCTTAGATGAAGAACAAAAG AGAAGGTTGGAGAGGACTGAGCTGGAACAAGAACAGGAGGCAGCCCTGACAGAACTCAAAATGttagaaaaaatgaaggaagaagaacTTACAATCCAGCAGAAACTTGAAGAAGAACGTCAG GAGCAGATGGAACGAGAACGTGAGGAGTTGGAACTGCAGAGGATAGAAAAGGAGCAAGCAGACAAATGGCTGTTGCAGCAGAAAGATCAAGAG GGACAAGAAAAGACAATAGCTGAACTTACAGATAGATTTGGAGCACCTAATCTGACCCGAGTGGAGGAGCTAGATGAGAATGGACAGTCTGAG tttcttcaAATGTCTGATCCAGCAGCTACAGCTCTTGTCTCACTACTCTGTGACTACAAGAAAGTTGCTACTATAT GTTGA
- the DYDC1 gene encoding DPY30 domain-containing protein 1 isoform X1 gives MESQYLKRCLGSCLIKGLAEVVEHRPADPIEYLAHWIYNYRRILDEEQKRRLERTELEQEQEAALTELKMLEKMKEEELTIQQKLEEERQEQMEREREELELQRIEKEQADKWLLQQKDQEGQEKTIAELTDRFGAPNLTRVEELDENGQSEFLQMSDPAATALVSLLCDYKKVATICMDVLAAGSNILLLFFPLL, from the exons ATGGAGTCCCAGTACCTGAAGAGATGCCTGGGAAGTTGCTTGATAAAGGGACTGGCAGAGGTTGTAGAGCATCGGCCAGCAGACCCAATAGAGTACCTGGCACACTGGATTTATAATTACAGGAGAATCTTAGATGAAGAACAAAAG AGAAGGTTGGAGAGGACTGAGCTGGAACAAGAACAGGAGGCAGCCCTGACAGAACTCAAAATGttagaaaaaatgaaggaagaagaacTTACAATCCAGCAGAAACTTGAAGAAGAACGTCAG GAGCAGATGGAACGAGAACGTGAGGAGTTGGAACTGCAGAGGATAGAAAAGGAGCAAGCAGACAAATGGCTGTTGCAGCAGAAAGATCAAGAG GGACAAGAAAAGACAATAGCTGAACTTACAGATAGATTTGGAGCACCTAATCTGACCCGAGTGGAGGAGCTAGATGAGAATGGACAGTCTGAG tttcttcaAATGTCTGATCCAGCAGCTACAGCTCTTGTCTCACTACTCTGTGACTACAAGAAAGTTGCTACTATATGTATGGACGTTCTTGCAGCTGGCAGCAATATACTACTGTTATTTTTCCCACTTCTTTAA
- the DYDC1 gene encoding DPY30 domain-containing protein 1 isoform X3 produces MESQYLKRCLGSCLIKGLAEVVEHRPADPIEYLAHWIYNYRRILDEEQKRRLERTELEQEQEAALTELKMLEKMKEEELTIQQKLEEERQEQMEREREELELQRIEKEQADKWLLQQKDQEGQEKTIAELTDRFGAPNLTRVEELDENGQSESITDLMADSESKKGPN; encoded by the exons ATGGAGTCCCAGTACCTGAAGAGATGCCTGGGAAGTTGCTTGATAAAGGGACTGGCAGAGGTTGTAGAGCATCGGCCAGCAGACCCAATAGAGTACCTGGCACACTGGATTTATAATTACAGGAGAATCTTAGATGAAGAACAAAAG AGAAGGTTGGAGAGGACTGAGCTGGAACAAGAACAGGAGGCAGCCCTGACAGAACTCAAAATGttagaaaaaatgaaggaagaagaacTTACAATCCAGCAGAAACTTGAAGAAGAACGTCAG GAGCAGATGGAACGAGAACGTGAGGAGTTGGAACTGCAGAGGATAGAAAAGGAGCAAGCAGACAAATGGCTGTTGCAGCAGAAAGATCAAGAG GGACAAGAAAAGACAATAGCTGAACTTACAGATAGATTTGGAGCACCTAATCTGACCCGAGTGGAGGAGCTAGATGAGAATGGACAGTCTGAG aGTATAACAGATCTCATGGCAGACTCAGAATCTAAGAAAGGTCCCAACTGA
- the PRXL2A gene encoding peroxiredoxin-like 2A isoform X1: protein MAAGGVPAEACVGQVVLPGDVLLLPAHPDEDGERLRLGASAAPRGRLLCGPGLRRCGAGLLVTKCGLLRHRQAGGGAAAGGAFWVDSQQKRYVPVKGDHVIGIVTAKAGDVFKVDVGGSEQASLSYLAFEGATKRNRPNVQVGDLIYGQFLVANKDMEPEMVCIDSSGRASGMGVIGQDGFLFKVSLGLIRKLLAPKCEIIQELSQLYPFELVLGMNGRIWVKAKTVQQTLIVVNILEACEYMTAEQRKQALAKLSGN from the exons ATGGCGGCGGGCGGCGTGCCGGCCGAGGCCTGCGTGGGGCAGGTGGTGCTGCCGGGGGACGTGCTGCTCCTCCCCGCCCACCCCGACGAAGACggggagcggctgcggctgggcgccagcgcggcgccgcggggccggctgctCTGCGGGCCGGGCCTgaggcggtgcggggccgggctgcTGGTCACCAAGTGCGGGCTGCTGCGGCACcgccaggcgggcggcggcgcggcggcgggcggcgccttCTGGGTGGATTCGCAGCAGAAGCGG TATGTTCCAGTCAAGGGAGATCATGTAATAGGAATAGTGACGGCCAAGGCAGGAGACGTGTTTAAAGTAGACGTGGGTGGAAGTGAGCAAGCATCTCTCTCGTACCTGGCATTTGAAGGTGCAACTAAAAGAAACAGGCCGAATGTACAG GTGGGAGACCTTATTTATGGTCAGTTTCTTGTAGCAAATAAAGACATGGAACCAGAGATGGTCTGTATAGACAGCAGTGGAAGAGCAAGTGGAATGGGAGTAATTGGACAAGATGGCTTTCTCTTTAAAGTTTCCTTAGGTCTAATAAGAAA ACTTTTGGCTCCCAAATGTGAAATAATTCAGGAGTTGTCACAATTGTACCCTTTTGAGCTGGTGCTGGGAATGAATGGAAGAATATGGGTAAAAGCAAAAACAGTTCAACAGACTTTAATCGTAGTAAATATTTTGGAAGCCTGTGAGTATATGacagcagaacagagaaaacaagCGCTTGCCAAACTGTCAGGGAATTGA